The Calonectris borealis chromosome 28, bCalBor7.hap1.2, whole genome shotgun sequence genome segment cgacccccacctcgctacaacctcctttcaggtagttgtagagcgcgatgaggtctcccctcacctcctcttctccaggctgaacacccccagttccctcagccgctccccatcagacttgtgctccaggcccttctccagcttcgttgcccttctctggacacgctccagcacctccatgtccttcttgtagtgaggggcccaaaactgaacacaggattcgaggtgtaagagccagggagcagccctggctgcggCTTGTCCCATTCCAGGGTTGGGCTGGGGGCTCCGGCGGCCACTGGAAACTCCGGGAAGTGGCTCTGTTAACACAGGATGGAAGGAACAAAAACCCCAGAGCCATTAATCACCCGGCTTCGGCTGAACGTGCACATTTGATGGTGGCTGTTTACAGAGCACTTCCCTTGCTCGGAGGCCTCTCGGATCGTCAAAGGATTAATTGCCCGGCCTCCCGAAAGGATGTGCGACGCGCCCAGTGCCCGGAGCTGCCTCTCCGGAGTCTTCCCGGATGGGAAACGGCCGGGTCCTGCGCCGATTTTCCATCTTCTGCGACaggaggtgcagggctgggcatGTCCCCTCCCTCGGCCCTTCGGCACCTTCCCTGGCCCCAGCCCggcgggatgggatggggcagaactGGACCCGTCTCTTCCCAGGGAGGTGGGCAGGAGCGAGGAAGCGATGCCAGACCTGCCAGGAGACAGAGGACAGGCgctggggctgtgccagggcctTGGCGCTAGATAATGCGGGGTGATCAACGTCTTCCACGTGGTAGCACTTTCTCCTTCTATACCATAAAACCGACCCTCCCAGGAACAGCTACCTTCATCCTTGAAAACATCCTGTTCTGGGAATAAATGGTGTTTGCAGCCCCGCTGAGCAGCACCCAAGCCTGGGGCTGGACACCCCCGCCCTCTGCCCTGGGGATGTGCCTTTCCAAACCCCACGTTTTGGGGCAGTCGGGGCTCGGGGCCGGGTTCCTGCCGCGTATCCTTGTGTCAGTGCCCGGGCTGCGATGGGGGCTGCCCGCTCCCGAGGCCGCGTTGCCACAGGGGTCCCAGTGGGACGTGCCCTGGGCAGACGCTGCAGCCCCAGGCTacccctccctccgccccgcggGCCGGCTGCAGGCAGCCGTGCTCGCCGGCGATGTTAAATACGGGCCCTGGCCCcgcttttggggcagggggtctgAGACAGCCCCCGTGACAGCCAGgcgtccccagccagccccaccaTGGTTCGTTTCTGCTGTGTTGGTGCTTGGGGCATGAAAATGGCTGCTTTGCCAGGGCTCCGGGGGGGAACGGTGGAGCCCGGTGAGAACTGGGGAAGGGACAGGATCTCGGCTGCATCTTGGGGTGCAGGTGCCTGCGCAGGATGCCCGgtgggggtgatgggggtcccTGCAGCCACGCGGGGACCCTTCGGACCAAGGGCTTTCCCGGGTTTGGGGCTGCCGGCGTGGCCTTCGGCCGCAGAGCTGGGTGTTGTGCGAGAGCTGAActtggaagaaaatcagaaacctCCCCCTGGAAATACCCCTCGGGCTGGGAAGTCGTGGAGGCCCCGGGGTCGGTGCTCACGGGGGCGGTTCCTGCAGAGCTTAAGAAgggctgaggatggggctggcaaTCAGAAGGAGACAGCCCCGGCCGGCGGCGTTCACTCtctggaaggagggaaggaaggaaaaccagcCCTTGCTGCTGTCCTGCCCCGTCGCTGGCTCTGCGGGCGATGGAGTcggctcctctcctcctcctcctcggcttGCTGTGGGGCTGCAGCGGTGAGTGCCGCGGGGGCCAAGAGCCATCCCGATCCCTTAACCCGCCGTGCCGCCTGCCGCTGCTCTCTTCGCTTTGCCACATGGCACCGTGGGCCAACGCGGCCCCGGGGTGTCCCCTGACAGCCGCCGTGTCCCACGTGCGTCGCTGCTCCAGCACTCCTCGTCCCGGCGCTGCAGCCCGGCGCTCAGAGCCGCAGAGCACGCCGCCATGCGAGCGCCTGGCCTGGGTTTGCTGTCCCGTTGCCAGAAGAGCAGCGGTGCTGGTGACGGATGAGAACTGGGGAGAAGGGGCGTTTGGGTTCATTTCCCCAAGAAATGGCTGGAAAATCTCAGTGGTAAACAGCGGACCAAGCGGCAATGCCTGcgacggggcagagccgggctggcAATCACCACAGGCGTGTCGGCTCCACGGCACTCCCGATGCCTGGTGGCAGTGAGCGGCTGCAGGGAAGCCTTTGCCGCCCCTAATGAGCTGTCGCTAACGAGCAGTGCCCCCCCCCACGGTGATGGGGAAGGAGCTTATGCAGCACCTGAGCATGATGATCCGCTTCTCAGCAAACGGGGGAACCGGCACCCTCTTTACCTTGTAAACGACTGGGTTCTGGTGATTGTCCCCTTCCCTAAACCCCGCGgtttcctccttcctccacccaGGGCGATCCGCTGACAAGCTGGCGGTGGTGCCGCGGGAGCCGGTGGTGCAGTACGGGGGCTCGGCGCAGCTGAACTGCTCCCTGGCCTGCGCGGGGGGCACGGTGCAGTGGAAGGGGCTGGACACCAACCTGGGGAGCATCACCTCCTTCCCCACGCACAGCATCCTGCACATCAACAGCGCCGTGGTCGCCATGGGGGGCACCAAGATCTGCCAGGGGACCTGCCACGGGCAGCGCTACCAGCACGCCGTCACCCTGAAAGTCTACGGTAAGCATCCCCCAGCCCATCCCTCACCACCTCCCCGGCAAAGTCCTGCATCCCCCGAGGCAGCCCACTCCCTCCTGGGCAGCGGTGCCAAAAATCACCGCTTGACACTGCAATTCCTCTCTCAGCCCTCCCGGACACGCTGCAGCTGGAGGTAGGCCCCCGCGccctgcagccggggcagcccGCCAACCTGCGCTGCTCGGCCCGGCGGGTGTACCCGCTCACGGGGCTGGTGCTCACCTGGCATCGGGGGGACCAAGCGCTGGAGGAGGCAGACTTCGATGTCACAGAGACCGACGAGGAGCTGTTTGACATCGTGGCCACGCTGCCAGtggctgggaaggaggtgggagaaggagtGGAGTTCAGGTGCAAAGTGACGCTGAGCATCGGGCAGGAGACCTTCACCCGGGTGGCATCTGTGACCGTGAGCGCTGGGGGTGAGTGCCGGGGTGGGAGCCGGGGACTCGGGTTCGCACGCTGCCCCGTCCACTGGAGCTGAGCCCCATTGCCCTGCGCTGCTTGAAATCGCTTTGCTGGAACGCGAGCAGCCCCCATTTCTGCCCCGATCTGCAAatctcctgtccccatccctgtccctgtccccgctgccGTGCCGGCGGTGCCCGTTTGCTCCTGCTCGCTGCCTCTCCCTGCTCAGGGCTGGCTGCGTTCATGGGGTGGAGGAGGATGGGGCCGGCGGGTGGTGCGGTTGGAGGGGGGCTGTCACCCCATGGGGATACTGTGTGCCAGAGAGGCCCCGGCCCAGCTCCGAGCTGCGGCGAGGCCGCCCGTGACCTGCTGTGTTCACAGCTGTAACAGAGCAGCCGGTGGCCATGGCCACCTCCACAGGGAGACCCAGGACAACGGCGGCTACGACGGGGAGTCCCAGCACAGCCGAGCCCATGACCACCACAGTGCTGCCCCCAGAGCCGAGTGTCCCCACACATGATCCCACCACAGCCCTGACCACCACACCGCGGGAGCCAGATGCTGAGACCATCCTGGAGCCAGCTGCCTCCTCCAAACCCCCCTCCACAGAGCGCCCTGCTCCCCACGACCTCGTCGCAGGCAGTCCCACGGCACGTCTGGCCACCACCACGCTCCCTGGCTCCGGCACGGCGAGCCCCCCAGCTGAGGCGCAAGGGACAGCTGCAGGCACCATCAACTGGGGCTCTCCGCTGGCAAAGAACGGGACAGGGCCATCCGTGGGGACAGTGCCCGCCTGCAGCCTGCGGATCTGGTCGCTGCCTCCCAACGGCACGCGGGGCAGGGCCCTGCGCATCGAGTGTCGCGCACGGTGTGCCGGGAACGCCACCGTCCGCTGGCTGCGGACCCCCGTAGCCCTCTCGCAGTACCGGGAGGAGGCGGTGGGCAGCAGCTCCACGCTGCGCCTGGACCACGCCGAGCCCCGGCACCAGGGCCACTACCAGTGCGTCCTGCTCGGCCACCGCTCCCAGGTGGTCAGTCTGCAGCTGATGGTCTTGGATGGTGAGTGGTGGTCTGCAGCCCACTCTCTTCTCGCTGGGCTTGGGCTGCAGCGAGTTGTGTTAGTGCCACGTTCGGTGCTGGGGGGTGTTATGCTCACCCCTGAGTATTTGCTGGCGCGGGGGGAGTCTGCCTGCAATTATACGTCCTTTTCGTGTCTTTGCAGATTCGTTCAGCACGGGCCCTGCCATCGCTATGGGGACAACGGTCTCGCTCTTGGGACTGATCGTGACCGGCATCATGTCTCGTCGCCTGTGGAAACGATTCAGATCTCAGTACGAGCTGCCCTAGGAGTGGGAGCTGCCTACAGATGCCCACAGCCCTCCGGATGCGTCCTTGCTGTCGCCCTTTCTGCTGCTGGCCTCGCCCAGTCCCTGGGATGACTGATGGAGCCTGGCGGAGCTGGTGGGGAGTGGGATGCTGCTGAGAAGAGAGAAGCCCCCGCTCCGGGACAAGCGCTCCGGGACCCAGAGacctctgagctgctgctgcttttgaaaggTTCACCCGTGcctgaggctgctgctgcccgggAGGCTGAGGGGCTTGTGAGGGGAAAGgcctgggagcactgggaactgCTCGGCTCCCGGGCACGCAGCCTGCTGCTCGGAGGAGCTCGCCCGCGAATCCTGCGGGATGAGAGcctgggggctgcgggaccccgggAGAGGGGAAGGCTGGAAGGGAGGCGAGCAGAGATGTCTGTGGTGACCGGCGGAGCACGACGCTCCCGGGGCTGGATCATGTCGGTCCGGCGCTGAGCGCCGGAGGGGGGTCCTGCCCTCGGGGGCTCCTGGCACCCACGCGAATGGGCGGGAGAGCGACGGCCGATCGTCTGTCACGACAGAGGGGTCAGAagcagccctggggggggtgCATCCCCTGGGAGCGGGCGGAGGAGAGCGGGGCCTCGGCCCGCGGGGCGCTCCAATAAAGGGTTGTTTCTGTTTGAACCCTGAGCAAGTGTCGTTTTGCCCGAGGCCGGGGCGGCCCTGCGGCCCctcaccagctccgggccctgcgGCCCCTCACCGGCTCCGGGCCTGCGGGAGGCCCCGGGCGCGGGTCACCGGGCAGCGTCcgcagcgacggccgcgcgcccGGTTGCTAAGGGCGGGGCACCTGCCCGGAGTAGCCATGGCGGCCGGGGCGTTCCGCCGCGTTACAGCAGCGAGGGCGGCTCCTTTGCCCACACTCAAGATGGCGGCCCGCGGCTTCGCCCAATAGCGGCGCGCTCGCCTGCCTTCGCGCCCCCCGATTGGCTGCCAGTGTGCAAGATGGCGGCGCGGGAACTTCCCGCCCCGGCGGAACGGCCGTCCAAGATGGCCGGAACCGGCCTTCGCCGCCCGCAGCCAAGATGGCGGCGTACGAGAagcggcgggcggccgccgccccggccccgctcccggcggcgggcagcgggctgGCGGAGCCGGCTcgcgcggcggccggcgggctGGGGAGCGAGGCGGAGTTCCTGCTGCGGGCCGGCGTCACCGCCATGGTGCGGGAGGCGCTGCTGAAGGTGCTGGAGGCGCGGCCCGAGGAGCCCGTCTCCTTCTTGGCCGACTACTTCGAGAGGCTGGTGCTGAgcagccccggcgcggcgggcgaAGCCGCCGCGGAGCTCCCGGGGCCGCCGCAGCGCCTGGCCCGGGCGCTGTGGTACGTGCGCCTGGCTCACCACTCCCACAggtgcgggcgggcggcggcggggggcgggcggcggactacggctcccggcgtgccccgcggccGCGACCACCCCGCGCCAGCGGCCGGGCGCCCGGGGCACACTGGGAGCTGTAGTTCGGGGCGGGTGGGGGTGAGGCTGCGTGTCTGTGTCTGTGCCGTGTCGCGACAGGACGGCCTTCGACAGCAACGCCGGCGCGGCCTACGAGGTGCTgggcgccggcggccggcggcggaagGCGGGCGTGGACGGGCGGCTGTACAGCGAGCTGCTGCGGCGCATCTGCCAGCACGGGGGAGCGcccgcggaggcggcggcggcgctgctgggGCGGGTCCGCTGCCGCGACCACGAGGCCGTGCCGTTCGACGTCTTCCGCTACGGCGTCCTCACCTGCTTCGTGCTGCTGGAGTTCGCGGCCAAGGCGGACGCGCTCTTCGGCGTCCTGGACGGCGGCTCCGGCGCCGCCGACGGGAGGGTCTGCCAGGCCGTGCTGCGGGCGCTGGAGGACGCGCTGGGCGCCGGCAACTTCTCTCTCCCCAGTCGCTACCTGGAGGCGGGCTCCAAGCTGGGGCCGGACGGCCTGGCCCTGGCCATGGACCGGGCGCTGCAGGAGAGGAAGCTCGGCACCTCCATGAGCCGGGAGGAGTTCCTGAAGAAAGCCACCGCCTTGTTCATTGCAAAAGTGAAGCCCGTTGAGTAACGCCCGGGTGGGAGCAACGCTGACTGCGTCCCCTTCGAACCCCTCACGCGCTCCGCGCAGAGCTGTTTACGCGAAGGGGGCTCCGGACCCCGGCGCTAAGCTGGACGGCGAGCACCGGGGGCTGGTCAGGCGCTGTCTGGAGAGCCCGGGTCCGCCTGACGAGAGATTCCCGATTTCCGTGCTCCCTTTCTTGTTCGAGCGCGATAGGTGCCGAGCCACCACAGCGCTGGATGTGTCCCTGTGCCTCTCCCAGCCGCGGCTCCTCTGACCCAGCTGGCATTAGTAAATCTTTTTTTAAGCGTTAACCGTGGACTTGCAAGGAGGGCTGTGAACTGTGGGGCAGCGTTAGTCATTAAAAATGAGCCGGAATGAAGCAAATGTGGGGCTGGACCTCCAGATATCCTGCAGTATCGTCCTAGCCCTGGCCATGTCATGTCTTGCAGCTTCAGCGGGGAACTTTTTTCTGCTTTCGGGTTTGTTTCACGCCTGTGAAGTGGGGGGCGATGCTTATCTACCTACTGCTGTGAGGATTCGCAGGTAAATACGGGGCTGATCTGGAGTGTGAGATAAAGCGTTattaagcaaaatgttttaaacGCACAGCAGATGAGAAACGGCTGGCTGGGAAGCAAACCTCATCAGGAAGGGCTGCGAGCCAGAGCGGGTTCTGCCTCTGCCGGCAGCCGAGCTGTGAGGTGATGAGCTGTCCCTGCTGCCTCCTCGCTCGGTGTTTACCCAACTGCCTCTGGCTGCTGTGGTCCAGACTCTGAAGATCAAAGCTCATACCTGAGCGATGACTTCTCAAGCGAAGCTGCAGAGTGCTACGGATTCGATAATGATTTGGGACGTGGAGCACCGGGTCAAGACGAGACAAACCCCGCTCCCTGAGGTCATAGTTTGCTTTTGAACAGAGATGCGTGTCGAGCCATGTGTTATTTATTTGAACTTGTCTGTTAATTATTTATACTGTGCAATTATTGGTTTACTGTAAGACAttaaagctttttattattttt includes the following:
- the MADCAM1 gene encoding mucosal addressin cell adhesion molecule 1 encodes the protein LSPSLNPAVSSFLHPGRSADKLAVVPREPVVQYGGSAQLNCSLACAGGTVQWKGLDTNLGSITSFPTHSILHINSAVVAMGGTKICQGTCHGQRYQHAVTLKVYALPDTLQLEVGPRALQPGQPANLRCSARRVYPLTGLVLTWHRGDQALEEADFDVTETDEELFDIVATLPVAGKEVGEGVEFRCKVTLSIGQETFTRVASVTVSAGAVTEQPVAMATSTGRPRTTAATTGSPSTAEPMTTTVLPPEPSVPTHDPTTALTTTPREPDAETILEPAASSKPPSTERPAPHDLVAGSPTARLATTTLPGSGTASPPAEAQGTAAGTINWGSPLAKNGTGPSVGTVPACSLRIWSLPPNGTRGRALRIECRARCAGNATVRWLRTPVALSQYREEAVGSSSTLRLDHAEPRHQGHYQCVLLGHRSQVVSLQLMVLDDSFSTGPAIAMGTTVSLLGLIVTGIMSRRLWKRFRSQYELP
- the TPGS1 gene encoding tubulin polyglutamylase complex subunit 1, which codes for MAAYEKRRAAAAPAPLPAAGSGLAEPARAAAGGLGSEAEFLLRAGVTAMVREALLKVLEARPEEPVSFLADYFERLVLSSPGAAGEAAAELPGPPQRLARALWYVRLAHHSHRTAFDSNAGAAYEVLGAGGRRRKAGVDGRLYSELLRRICQHGGAPAEAAAALLGRVRCRDHEAVPFDVFRYGVLTCFVLLEFAAKADALFGVLDGGSGAADGRVCQAVLRALEDALGAGNFSLPSRYLEAGSKLGPDGLALAMDRALQERKLGTSMSREEFLKKATALFIAKVKPVE